From Candidatus Rokuibacteriota bacterium, one genomic window encodes:
- a CDS encoding response regulator, which translates to MPTSQSPAPVPDSQPHILVVDDDPLVTQLIVDTLTREGYRVDSAPNGVAALEKIQHQHYDLILSDLHMPQLNGVGLYLALTQQSDRLSERIIFLTGSAAASDLHRFLKETGLPVLRKPFALVELLRLVRQVLESR; encoded by the coding sequence ATGCCCACGAGCCAATCCCCTGCACCGGTCCCAGATTCTCAGCCGCACATCCTGGTGGTCGACGATGATCCCTTGGTCACCCAGCTCATCGTGGACACGCTGACGAGGGAGGGATATCGGGTGGACAGCGCGCCGAACGGCGTGGCGGCGCTGGAGAAGATCCAGCACCAGCACTACGATCTCATCCTGAGCGACCTCCACATGCCGCAGCTGAACGGCGTCGGCCTCTATCTGGCGCTGACGCAGCAATCGGACCGCCTGTCCGAGAGGATCATTTTCCTCACGGGAAGCGCGGCTGCGTCCGACCTGCATCGTTTTCTGAAGGAAACGGGACTGCCCGTCCTGCGGAAGCCCTTTGCCCTCGTCGAGCTGCTGCGGCTGGTTCGCCAGGTACTGGAGTCCCGCTGA
- a CDS encoding FxLYD domain-containing protein yields the protein MTRRLLAVVLLAALCAAPAFAQTYTFTPQSSKDLTLTYQTQREGGSRVLILGEVRNGAAQPCERVVVKAEGLDENGRVVSRGRAYVTGTIRGRASAPFEIRLSSAGSERRYRVEIETFEFATRFEGQ from the coding sequence ATGACCAGGCGCCTCCTGGCGGTCGTCCTCCTGGCGGCGCTCTGTGCGGCGCCCGCCTTCGCGCAGACCTACACGTTCACGCCTCAGTCCTCGAAGGACCTGACCCTTACCTACCAGACCCAGCGAGAGGGCGGCTCGCGCGTGCTGATCCTGGGTGAAGTGCGCAACGGCGCCGCCCAGCCGTGCGAGCGCGTCGTCGTCAAGGCCGAGGGGCTCGACGAGAACGGCCGCGTCGTCAGCCGGGGCCGGGCTTATGTGACGGGCACCATCAGGGGGAGGGCGTCGGCGCCCTTCGAGATCAGGCTGTCGTCGGCGGGGTCGGAGCGGCGCTACCGCGTGGAGATCGAGACCTTCGAGTTCGCGACCCGCTTCGAGGGCCAGTAG
- a CDS encoding ABC transporter permease, whose amino-acid sequence MNVLASSRIAVRALRVNKLRSTLTMLGIIIGVGAVIAMVAIGTGAQARVAEQLQALGANMIFVFPGTTTSGGLRFGHGSSITLTEDDAWAIPRDVQGVQVAAPSVRGAGQLVWGNLNWSTIIQGVTPEYFEARDWPTSSGRVFGQEDLDAAAKVAILGQTVAESLFGDTDPIGQTIRVKKLLCTVVGVLERKGQNTWGQDQDDVIMIPLTTAKRKVLGVTQANARTIGAISIKVRDNEDLKEVQQEIREVMRQRHRLQPGQEDDFGIRSAAEMVQTKDEQAQLMTKLLMSIASVSLLVGGIGIMNIMLVSVTERTREIGLRMAVGARGRDILTQFLVEALTVALIGGSIGVVAGLAASYTLAYFGDWRTVISPPAILLAFGFSGLIGIFFGFYPARKAAGLNPIDALRYE is encoded by the coding sequence GTGAACGTGCTCGCCAGCTCCCGCATCGCCGTCCGCGCGCTGCGCGTGAACAAGCTCCGCAGCACGCTGACCATGCTCGGCATCATCATCGGCGTCGGCGCCGTGATCGCCATGGTCGCCATCGGCACGGGCGCGCAGGCGCGCGTGGCCGAGCAGCTCCAGGCTCTCGGCGCGAACATGATCTTCGTGTTCCCCGGCACCACGACCTCCGGGGGCCTGCGCTTCGGCCACGGCAGCTCGATCACGCTGACCGAAGACGACGCCTGGGCCATCCCGCGCGACGTACAGGGGGTGCAGGTCGCCGCGCCGAGCGTGCGCGGCGCGGGCCAGCTCGTCTGGGGCAACCTCAACTGGTCCACCATCATCCAGGGGGTGACGCCTGAGTATTTCGAGGCCCGCGACTGGCCCACGTCGTCGGGACGCGTCTTCGGACAGGAGGACCTGGACGCCGCCGCCAAGGTCGCCATCCTCGGGCAGACCGTGGCCGAGAGCCTCTTCGGTGACACGGATCCGATCGGACAGACCATCCGCGTCAAGAAGCTCTTGTGCACGGTGGTCGGCGTCCTCGAGCGCAAGGGCCAGAACACCTGGGGGCAGGACCAGGACGACGTGATCATGATCCCCCTGACGACCGCCAAGCGGAAGGTGCTCGGCGTCACCCAGGCCAATGCCCGCACGATCGGCGCCATCTCCATCAAGGTGCGCGACAACGAGGACCTCAAGGAAGTCCAGCAGGAGATCCGCGAGGTGATGCGCCAGCGGCACCGCCTCCAGCCCGGCCAGGAGGACGACTTCGGCATCCGGAGCGCGGCCGAGATGGTCCAGACAAAGGACGAGCAGGCGCAGCTCATGACCAAGCTCCTGATGTCCATCGCCTCCGTCTCGCTGCTGGTCGGCGGCATCGGCATCATGAACATCATGCTCGTCTCGGTGACCGAGCGGACGCGGGAGATCGGGCTCCGCATGGCGGTGGGCGCGCGGGGGCGCGACATCCTGACCCAGTTCCTCGTCGAGGCGCTGACCGTCGCCCTGATCGGGGGGAGCATCGGCGTCGTGGCGGGGCTCGCCGCCTCGTACACGCTGGCCTACTTCGGCGACTGGCGCACGGTGATCAGCCCGCCGGCCATCCTCCTGGCCTTCGGGTTCTCCGGGCTCATCGGCATCTTCTTCGGCTTCTACCCTGCCCGAAAGGCCGCGGGGCTCAATCCGATCGACGCCCTGAGATACGAATGA